A genome region from Dickeya chrysanthemi NCPPB 402 includes the following:
- a CDS encoding TIR domain-containing protein gives MAIDIFQSLKNCVFDLQRADVQNYQQPLKQLARLLRTDELLDVNNRLTQNVNLDTFLTRSYETESSMAGSAVLQWPEEPDEILGLKLLLIEKMSIDDRFAFNFCHIFFYDRKIIESFRKFTSSLLVTFVRDYQVYVENESDPKPVITRRVSRKIFIVHGHDNDALQSVARFISRIGLEEIILSERPDGSRTVIEKFEEESGDACFAIVLMTPD, from the coding sequence ATGGCAATTGATATCTTTCAGTCACTGAAAAATTGCGTATTTGACCTGCAGCGTGCAGACGTTCAGAACTACCAGCAACCGCTGAAACAACTGGCCCGCCTGCTGAGAACCGATGAATTATTGGATGTAAATAATCGTCTTACACAAAATGTGAACCTTGACACCTTTCTTACCAGAAGCTATGAAACCGAATCCAGCATGGCTGGTTCTGCTGTGCTGCAGTGGCCAGAAGAACCGGACGAGATTTTGGGTCTGAAGCTTCTTTTGATCGAGAAAATGTCAATTGACGACCGCTTTGCTTTTAATTTTTGCCACATATTTTTCTATGACCGCAAAATTATCGAGTCATTCCGTAAATTCACTTCATCTTTACTGGTGACTTTTGTTCGTGACTACCAAGTATATGTTGAGAATGAGTCAGATCCTAAACCTGTGATTACGCGTCGGGTTTCGCGCAAAATCTTTATTGTGCATGGTCATGATAACGATGCCCTTCAGTCGGTTGCCCGCTTCATATCACGAATAGGTCTCGAGGAGATTATTCTTTCTGAACGTCCCGATGGCTCAAGGACGGTTATCGAAAAATTTGAAGAAGAGTCAGGAGACGCCTGTTTCGCGATAGTGCTGATGACACCTGAT